A portion of the Solea senegalensis isolate Sse05_10M linkage group LG17, IFAPA_SoseM_1, whole genome shotgun sequence genome contains these proteins:
- the ches1 gene encoding checkpoint suppressor 1, which yields MGPTMPPSKKAQSPSSGASASQGMSPPYRQGDAATAASEAEAADLSLSLSASFSKAEDEELTSLSWLHESTDLLNSFSHSGLRSVSPLQDPDGQHPRSPSSSSPSPDDPLLGDAHSAYDLAAGANRKPPYSFSCLIFMAIEDAPNKRLPVKDIYGWILEHFPYFANAPTGWKNSVRHNLSLNKCFKKVDKDRSQSIGKGSLWSIDPEYRHNLIQALKKTPYHPYSPGLATPSTSPPTLPQTFHHSPPLWSGSPLFRKNGGVLLQVPRGVIQNGARVRSQALFPVIRPLPVSPVGSRTSAIRSSLGDYLSRGQDSPSRYSPPPGSEDLQDDHTYSTAKSPSRLCSSQVAASSCPLDDDDDIIAVEIQSDVKAEPREIPLDSHITTAATAYISQQPLRGQRRSSGSGAGTLAGSSLPWTKNRAKGISDTLPLKKRRAAAVEKPPESDDEEMKEAAGSLLHLAGVRACLNNITNRTAKGQKEQKEALRN from the exons ATGGGACCCACCATGCCCCCCAGTAAGAAGGCCCAGAGCCCCAGTAGTGGAGCCAGTGCCTCGCAGGGCATGAGCCCGCCGTACCGGCAGGGGGACGCCGCCACGGCAGCATCAGAGGCGGAGGCAGCTGACCTCTCCCTGTCCCTTTCTGCCTCCTTCTCCAAGGCTGAGGACGAGGAGCTCACCAGCCTCTCCTGGCTCCACGAAAGCACGGACCTCCTCAACAGCTTCAGCCACTCAGGGCTGCGTAGCGTCTCCCCTCTACAAGACCCAGACGGTCAGCACCCACGCTCgccctcctcctcgtctccctCCCCAGACGACCCCCTGCTTGGCGACGCACACTCGGCGTACGACTTGGCAGCAGGGGCGAACAGGAAACCGCCGTACTCCTTCAGCTGCCTGATCTTCATGGCCATCGAGGACGCGCCAAACAAACGACTGCCCGTTAAGGATATCTACGGCTGGATCCTGGAGCACTTCCCATACTTTGCTAACGCCCCCACAGGATGGAAGAACTCGGTGCGCCACAATCTGTCACTGAACAAGTGCTTCAAGAAGGTGGATAAAGACCGGAGCCAG aGCATAGGCAAAGGCTCCCTGTGGTCCATAGATCCGGAGTATAGGCACAATCTGATCCAGGCATTGAAGAAGACGCCGTATCATCCTTACTCGCCCGGCCTGGCCACGCCCTCCACCTCTCCACCCACCCTGCCTCAGACATTTCACCACAG CCCTCCATTGTGGTCGGGGAGTCCCCTCTTCAGAAAGAACGGAGGAGTTCTCCTACAAG TTCCTCGTGGTGTGATCCAAAATGGTGCCCGTGTCCGGAGCCAGGCCCTCTTTCCTGTGATCAGACCCCTACCTGTAAGCCCTGTGGGAAGCAGAACCTCGGCCATACG ATCATCCCTGGGAGATTATCTAAGCCGAGGACAGGACAGCCCATCCCGCTACTCCCCTCCGCCCGGCAGTGAGGACCTCCAGGACGACCACACTTACAGCACCGCCAAATCCCCCAGCAGGCTGTGCTCCTCCCAGGTCGCAGCGTCTTCCTGCCCTctggacgacgacgacgacatcATCGCCGTGGAGATCCAATCAGACGTCAAAGCCGAGCCCCGGGAGATCCCATTGGACTCTCACATCACCACTGCCGCCACTGCCTACATTTCCCAGCAGCCCCTGCGCGGACAGAGACGTAGTTCGGGGTCGGGAGCTGGGACTCTGGCAGGCAGCAGTTTGCCCTGGACCAAAAACCGAGCGAAGGGCATTAGCGACACACTGCCACTGAAAAAGCGGCGCGCGGCGGCAGTGGAGAAGCCGCCAGAGAGCGACGACGAGGAGATGAAGGAGGCGGCGGGGTCGCTGCTCCACCTGGCGGGGGTCAGAGCCTGCCTCAACAACATCACAAACCGCACCGCCAAGGGCCAGAAGGAGCAGAAAGAGGCCCTGAGAAactaa